One Arachis hypogaea cultivar Tifrunner chromosome 18, arahy.Tifrunner.gnm2.J5K5, whole genome shotgun sequence genomic window, CATGCCAGCACAGCCGAGCCCCAAGATAAACGGCCACATGCCTCAAGGTCCTCTAGGAGGGGGAACCACCTAATGTACACCCGAGAATCAGATGCATCTGGGAACAGGATACTCCCTATCAACTGTATGATGTACCCTTTCATGTACCTCAAAAGGCGCTGCTCAGCAGGGTCCTGCTCCAACTCTCCATAGACTGTATTGTGGAACCATGTGAGCTTTACTGTCACTTGGTCTGTGACTGCCTGTCATCTGTGTTGGGAACAACACCCAGCAGCTGCTGACAAAAGTCCTCAATGGTCCGTCCATGATGGTACTGCTCCCAACCACCTATACATCCACTCACAGGATCATCGTCAATCCTCAGTCTCAGCTGATAGGCCACGTTTTGCAGGGTGATAGTCATCTCCCCTCATGGTAGATGAAATGTGTGGGATTCAGGCCTCCACCTCTCTATCAACGCCGAAACAAGTGGCCAGTCGTGCTCGAACTCAACCATATAGGCCTCATACTCAAACCCGACTCGTCTGAGATATGGCCTAATCTGCTCAGGCGGGCGTGTCATCAAATTCCGCCTGATGCGCAAGTTCTGAGGAGCCTACCAAACGGAaacataaaattagaaaaaaaattatcgaGAACACCTAAAATAACAACTTAACTGTTTATTAATTATAATGAAATAAACAACAATGATAAAAGCGTACTACTCGATCAAGTTTGCCAGCAATGTGCTCGGCCTGATCTAATCTGTAGAGCGTCTCCTCGTAGCCTAATAACTGATGCTCCATCTAACCACACTCTAGTTAAATCAAACAACATATACTGAATTCAGTTCCTTTCACATAAACTAAATTCCGAAAATAACGTATTTTAACCTACTAATTGTCTATCTTACTTCTTAATCAGCTTGTAAACTTACTAACTAAAATTTACCCCAACTACATGACGCCGTCAGCTAACACCCTAAACAGCCCTAATCAATAACCAACTGAATCCTAAATTTTACTAATCATGTTTCTTTCTACTCTTACTTAAATCTAACTAATTATTCCACTAATTACCTTGTAATTCACGACTTAAACTAATTATTCTGAGTAACCGAACTAACAATTGACTAACAACTTATACTAATTAACATGTTATAAACAATATACAGCAACTGTACTTAAAAACAATAACATAAAAATCTTAACTAACATGTTATAAGatctaactaacatgtaaacagtaactctaactaacatgtaaCCACTAATTAGTAACTTTAACTGATATGTAAACAGTTACTCTAACTACTctgaaaaaaataattctaactAACGTATTATTTACTGACCTGGAACGGAAGATGTCGTGGATAACGAACTTCATGTACGCCAAAAGACAGAAAACAGGAACATAGTAATTTTGGAGAAGAGATGGGAAAGAATCGGACAAATGAGGATGGACTCACCTAGTTTTTGTAGTGCGTCGAACTCAACCTAGAATTCGCCGAGAGTATGGTGAACTTGTcctaattaccaaaaaaaaaaatcgtattttcgaaaataaaattgagatatcttgttttagaaattaattatttttttattttatattaaaaaaatcccCTCAAACGAGAAGGTCCGACAAATACCTGTTACGTTGCCGGTAATAATAACATGTATAACAAAGGTGAAAGTGGAATAAACAATAAATGAATATAAAATGGATAGAAAACGACATAAAATATTACTGTAGAATTTTGTCATATACGTAATGCATGGAAATGCACTATTTGACTATTTGTAAGCAGAATAGTTTTGTCTTGATGTCAATGCTTTTATTGCAATATATCCtttatctttc contains:
- the LOC112769590 gene encoding protein MAIN-LIKE 1-like, encoding MTITLQNVAYQLRLRIDDDPVSGCIGGWEQYHHGRTIEDFFYGELEQDPAEQRLLRYMKGYIIQLIGSILFPDASDSRVYIRWFPLLEDLEACGRLSWGSAVLAWLYRQMCHATEHGQRNLGDCISLLLSWAYHYIPLLRPGGFDTHRFPLVERWVQYLPNNARGEGRLRHCRRTLNRTGLLNVSGVDAVRRPTAARSDSTDDS